The genomic interval TTGCTTTTCAGCATCTCTAGCTCCTGCTCGCGCAGGGTCTCCAAGGAATGCTGCGGATAGTCGCAGTCAATGACGGCTACTTTCTGCTTGGCGATGAAGTGAAAGATAGAGGCCGCGAGGGTGTTGATGGTCGTTTTACCAACGCCCCCTTTCTGAGATGAGATCGAGATGTACTTGGTAGTGCTCATACTAGGGGAAGGGGGTTAGCGGAGAGAAGGAACGACCAGACTAACAGCACACATCAAAGAATCCATTTAACTCTTTCACTGATTACAAATTTAGAAGTGTACTTGAATAAACCAAGATAAAATAAAATATGAATGAAAAAATCAATTTACTTATTTGGGCTATTTATTAGTTTTGGATATAGTGAAACATACGGGTATTAGTCATAATACCTTTTTAACGCTCTAGGCAAATAGTTGAACAGTAGAGTACAATAAGCTTTAATTGAAAAGTTATCTACCAATCGATCAGACTATCAGTCTATCATAATAACTAACTATCAATCTAACAATTCAGATATTATTATAACAGTTGCGCATCTGTGCAGCTCGTCCACGAAAGGTAAACGGACTGCTTTCTAAGATCAGCTTGGCTTTGTAAAAAATATTGTTTTTCCCAGAACGTATTAGCTCATGAGAATAGCCTTTACTCTTGTTCAATGTTGTTCAGCAATGTTGTTCAGCAAGCCATGACTTTGTGGCCACAAACCTTCGGTTTGATGGCACACAAAGTCAACGGGGAAATTGACGCAAGCTATTTCCCCTTGTCTTGCTGAGCACAGCCCAACCTATACCCACCATGGAAGAATTAGAGCCGCAGCCACTAGAGGCAAAAGCAAATAAGGAGGTCGTTAAGCGCTTCCGAGCCACCAGCGATGAAGTAAAAAGGATCAATGGCAAGGCCGCAAAAGCGGGACTTAACTTCTCGGAGTACTGCCGAAAGTCAGCTCTGGATAAAGAAGTAGTGGAGGTAATACCACCCGATCTGCGTCGCCAGATCAGCGCCGCTGGCAACAATCTGAATCAGCTGACCCGGCTTGCTAATGCCGGCAAGCTCAGTGGCGTAAGCACCGACCGGCTGAATGAGCTACTAACTCTTTTACTTCAGACGCTGAAATGATTGCGAAAACCGTTACCGGAAGTGACTTCGAGGGAGCACTGGAGTACGGCGCAGGCCTGCGTTCGGACCGCACCAATAAGCAGTCGGAACTACTGAGTGTCGCTAATGTTGGTAGCAATGATGCGCGCGGCATTGCCGCCGAAATGCAGAAGGTTGCCGCGCTCAGTCACCGTATGCAGAAGCCTGTTTGGCATACCGTCTTATCGTGGGCGCCCGGAGAAGAAGTTAGCCGGGAGCAGAAGCTGAAGGCGGCCGCCCTGTATTGTGAGCTGATGGGGGCGAGTCTGAAGCGGCACCAAGTGGCCGTCTATGAGCACAAGGATAAGCAGCACCCGCACATTCATATCTACATCAACCGAGTGCCTACCGATGGTGGGCCAGCACTCGATACGGCCCAGAACTACGCTCGTAATGTGAAGGCCACGCGCCAGATCCGGGAGCAGCTAGGGATGCAGCAATTGCCCTCCCGCCGAGTCAGCACGAAAGACCTGGATCCACATAAGGAGGTTGCCCGCGGCTACGTGCGCGATGAGTTGACCGCCGCCCTCCAGGACACTACTATTCGCTCCCTAGATCAACTGATCGCGCACTTCAGGCAAAAGGGTATAGAAGCCAACTTAAAGCGAGATGCTAAAGGCGTACTCGTGGGTACCAGCTTCCGCTATCAGGATAGCAGTGTGAAAGGCACGGAAGCAGGGGTAAAGGCCAAGCAGCTGCGGGATCACTTCAGCCAGTATGGCCGGGAGGCCCTGCGCACGAGTGACCAGGTCACGCCGACGGTTAGTAGTGGCCGTGCACCAGGCGCCGAGTCAGCCAGTGCCGGCAGTGGCGTGGCGCCTCAAAGCAACGAGTTGCTAGATACTAATCCCAACCTAGGAGCAGGGGTCGATGACGCTCAGCGCAATGAGAATGAGCTACGTCGCCGTCGCCGTCGCCGGCCGAGGTTATAAGCGCCCTCAGTTACATGACAGGCACATAAGAAATCGCTGAAAGCAGTTTGCTAAGGGCGTTTTTTCCGGTCAGAGTCACATAGCAGTCACATAAAAGTACGCCTCACTAATTACCCTCTCAACATCATGGAAGACGAAAAAGGATTGCGCATGATCATCAATATGACTCTCGTAATCGGGGCGTTTCTGGTGGTGCTGCACCTGTATTATTACTGCTATGGGTTCTTTATTGAGCATCACTTAACCGCTGCCTGGGTCGGGAATATTCTCACGCGCTTCAGCACGAAAACGGCCTTATTCCGGTCTCCTTACATCACGAAGGGCGCGGCTGTACTGTGCTTGGCCATGACTTGCTTTGGTACGCGAGGCAAGCCGGATGATAAGCAGACGTGGCCGCCCATCATCGCTTACCTGGTGATCGGGTCCTTGCTGTTTTTTGGCAATGTCTGGGTGCTAGACCTAGGCTACTCGGCAACGCTCATAACCGGATTGTACGCCAGCACAACGGTGCTGGGCTTCTTACTCATGCTCAGGGGCGGCATACAGATGAGCCGTATGCTCAGCTTGAATCTGAGGAACGACATTTTCAATACGGCCAACGAGAGCTTTCCCCAGGAGCAACGCTACTTGCCGAATGAGCACTCAGTGAACATCCCAACTACTTACTGGTACCAGGGCAAACGGTATAACGGGTGGATCAATATTGTCAATCCGTTTCGCGCTACCGTGGTGTATGGCACGCCGGGCTCTGGTAAGTCCTACGCGGTAATCATCCAGTTCATCAAGCAGCACATAGCCAAGGGCTTTGCCCTGTACGTGTATGACTACAAGATTCCCTCTCTGACCCTAGTAGTGTACAATGAGCTGCTGAAGCACCAGGATAAGTATGCCGTACCGGTGCAGTTCTTTGTGATTGATTTCGACAACCCGCGTAAGAGCCACCGCGGCAATCCGGTACTAGCCTCAATGATGACGGATATTGTCGATGCAACGGAGGCGGCGGCGACCATTATGCTGAACCTAAACCGTACCTGGATACCGAAGCAAGATGACTTCTTTGTCAAAAGCCCGATCAACTTCGTGGCGGCTATTATCTGGTTTCTGAAGCTCTACGAAGGGGGCAAGTACTGCACATTCCCGCATACTATCGAATTTCTAGCCCGCGACTATCAGGAGATGTTTCCGATCCTAGGCGCTTATGAGGAGATAGAAAACTATGTCAAGCCGTTCGTGGATGCCTACGAAGATGATGCCATGGAGCAGTTATCGGGGCAGATTGCCTCGGCTCGGATTGCCCTCGCTCAAATGGCATCGCCAGCGCTGTACTGGGTGATGAGCGGCAATGACTTCACCCTTGATATCAACAACCCCGAGGCACCCAAGGTGGTCTGCGTCGGCAACAACCCTAAGCGCAAGGGCGTCTACGGCGCGGCGCTGGGTCTGTTCAATTCGCGCTTGGTTTCCCTCATCAACACGAAGGGTAAACTGAAGTCTTCGCTAATCATCGACGAGCTACCAACGATGTACTTCCGGGGCCTAGATAGCTTGATTGCGGAGGCCCGTAGTAATCTAGTATCAACCTGCCTAGGTATCCAAACGCAAGCGCTGCTCGACCGCGATTATGGCAAACTAGAATCGACTGCTATTTCGGAACTCGTAGGTAACGTAATCTCCGGGCAGTTGAGGGGGGCTAGTGCTAAAGCATTGTCGGAGAACTTTGGGCAAATCGTGCAGCAGCGCCAAGGCGTGAGCATCAACAGCAAGGATACAAGTAGCAGCATCTCGACGCAGATGGGCAACATGATTCCCGCGAGTACGATTACCAACCTAAGCCAAGGAACCTTTGTAGGCGCGGTGGCTGACAATTTCGGGCAGGAGATACCGCAAAAGGTATTTCACGCCCAAATCGTGGTTGATGTGGCCAAAATCAAGAAGGAAGAAGCAGCCTACCAACAAATTCCCGACATTACCAGCTTCATTGATCCGGTGACTGGAGAAGACCGTATGGATGAGGTTATCCAGCAAAACTATAGGGCAATCAAAAATGATATTGCCACTATTGTGAAGAAGGAATTGGATCGAATAGCCGACGATACCAATTTGCAGCACTTAATCAAAACCAAAAAGGTCAAGGCATAATGAATAAGGAATTGATCGGTAGGCGCCTAGCTGCGCTACGGGATGAGCTAGGCTATCCTGGAGGAGAGAAGTGGACTCAGGCGCGGGTATGCGCTGAAACCGGTCTCACGCAGAACATGCTAGGGCGCCTCGAGCAGGCGGGCGCCGGCAGCATCGAAGCTTTCATTACCTATCTGCTCTTCTTTTCCAAACACGGCTACAATCTGAATTGGATCCTGCAACCTGATAACGCTCATATTTCCAAAAGGAGTATAAGTGATAGCACAAAAGCAGTTGACTTGACTACTGTTGTTTCACATCTGGTGAATATTAAGCAAGTGCTTGATAAAGAAATAGATCATGTTGTTGTTTCTTTGGAAGGCTAAAGCAGTTTGTGGCCACACTTATTGATTTAACGGTTATTTTTTGTTGCTGTCATTAAATATTCAATATCGCAAGGGCGAATTCTTATATTTGCTTAATGCTGGCTCCACGGTGGAGACAGGCGGTATAACTCATTTACTAACAGCGACATGTCTGAGAAAACCGAAACAAAAAGTGGCTCTGAAGAGCCGCTAGTTCCCCGGCCAGTAGGGCCAGCAGTAACCCCTAAGAAGCCTACGGAGATCAACGTAGACGAAACGCGGGATGAATTTATCAAGAATGCCCAACCTGTAGCTGATGCTTTGCGCCAGCGGGGCAAGGTGGAAGAAGCCACGAACTTAGAAGCGGCCACCAAGATCATTAGCGTAGCCGTCGGCACGCAGCAACCAAAGCTCGGGGATGAGTTGAAAGGTGATTCTGTCAGCAACACCCTCAAGGACATCTGGGAAGTCATTGACAAGGATCCCGAGCTTCGCAAGATGCCGCAGGCCCAGAACCTACGGCGGGCAGGCGAAAAGCTGGATGGTGCGGGCCTGCTTAACATCACGGTTCGGAATGGCCTAGTAGTAAGCTTCATCAGCAACTTTGCCGATAACCTAGCTAGTGCGCAGCAGCACGTGGCGAAGCCTGTTCAGAAGGTAGAAGGCGTGAAGGAGTCCCCCGCTTCCGCTGCTCGTGCTCAGCAACCAGGCACTACGGCGGCACCGGTGGCAGCAGCTGCACCAGCGGAGAAGCCTTCAGTAGCGCAAGCGGCGCCAGTGGAGAAGCAGCAGGCCGCCCCAGAGAAGCAAGCTACCACGCCGGCGCCTGAGGCGAAGCCAGCAGCATCCTTGCTACCGGAATCAGTACTACAGAAGGCAAAGGCATTGTACCGGGAAAACCAGGTTACAGCGCAGCAAGCAAGCCCTATGGCAGCTTTCACCAAGGCTGATATACCGGTGCAACTGCTCACTAAGATGGGACTACAGGTAGAAGAGTTAGAGAAGTCCGGCCAACTGCAAAAGTTACTTAGTGGCCAGAAGACGGACCTCATCTCGTCTTTCTCCCTACGCAATGAGCAAGGTGAGCAGGTGCCCTTCGCCGCCAAGCTCGTGTTACGCCGTGATGCAGCCGGCGCCCCGAGTCTGCAATTTGATTTGCCCAAACATCAGCTGGTGATTCCGGAGCAGATTCTAGGCAAGGAAATCACGCCCGCTATGAAAGAGCAGCTGACTAAGACGGGGGTAGTGCCACTGACGGACGGCTTTCAGGATGGCAAAGGAAAAACCTTTTCCGCTTATGTGGCCATCGATAAGGAAATGAATCGAGTGGTAGCTGTACGCCGTGAGGGCGTTACAGTACCCAAAGAATTACTAGGCGTTACGCTGAGCCCCGAAGAGCGAAAGAGCATCCAAGAAGGCCGGCCTACTAAGGTTCAGGGAATGACGAATACTAAGAACCAGCTCTTTGATGCCATCGTGCAGCTAGATCCTATAAAGCGCTCAGTTTCCTTTAACGACGTCAAACCACACGTAGAAAAACAAACAGCGGAGGAAACCAAAGTCCGACGTGGAATCCAGATGTAAGCCATTTGATTGATTCAGAAAATCAGTTCCTGATGCTTCGGGGGCTGATTTTCTTTTACTACCTACCTCGCCCCCACACACCTATGCAAAACCCTCGTGAGCCTGAACTAAATTTCAGCCAAGTAAAGAAAGAACTCAACATGGTAGATTTGGTGCTCACCTTAGGCTACCAGCACAACCGCGCCAAGAGTGGTTCAGATCCACAGAAGGGGAAGTTCCACACCTTCGACTACCGCGGTAACCCCCGGCTCGACCAGGTGATCATCTACAAGGCACCATCCGGTGATTTTCTGTACTTCAACCGGGCCGATGATCGGGATAAAGGCAGCGTCATCGACTTCCTGAAGTTTCGGCTTGAAAACCCTAGGATCGACGGCATTACGGCCGTGCCAGGCAAGAACATCTGGACGAGCGTCATCGAGAATGCCCGCCGCTTCCTGAGCGTGACGGTCCCGCCCCGCCAGGAAAGCTCCACGCTACAGAAGGCAATCGAGCCAGTGCAGCGGGGAGATCAGTTTATTCCAGACTTCCTACTGGCAACGACGACGCTGACGGATACGCGTTACCTGAACAGTCGAGGCATAAGCAATGAAACGCTGACAAACGCTTGCTTTAGTAGCCGAATCCTTAATCACATTCGCGAGGGCAAAACCAAGGATGGCCAGGACTATAAGTTTGTAAACACGGCCTTCCCTCAGCTTTACAAGGATAAGATTGTAGGTTTGGAAATCAAGGCCAATGGCTTCAGAGGGCAGGCGGCTGATTCGCTTAGTTCGTCAGCGCTGTGGCTCTCCAACAGTGGTAACAAGACGCACACCCTGATCGTGTCAGAAAGTGCTATAGACAGCCTCTCGCACTATCAATTGAAGCAGCCCAATAACACCATGTACGCGTCCACCGCGGGCTTCTTGACCGATAACAAGGTAGCCGAGATCAGGCGCCTAGTGGAGAACCAGAACCTAAAGACGGTAAAGGCAGCGTTCGATAATAATCTGGATGGGTACCTGTTCGATACCAAGCTCATTACGGGGCTAGCGCATCCAACTGCTGCTATGCGCATCGAGCGCACGTTGCCCGGATTGATTACCGTAGGCATCAGCTCTGGGCAGGAGCAATACTTTACCAAGCTACACCAGGAAACCAAGAACTACAACCACCGGCTAGCCGAGGGCTATTACCAGGTAGCGGGCAAAGAGTCGCCCGGATCCACTACGTTAACGACGGAACTCATTACGGCCACGAAGGATGCGGATAACAGCTACAAGTTTCACATTCCTAAGCGGTTGGAAACGCTTGCCTTTTTCAATCAGGCCCTGATCAGCGCCTACCCAATGACTGTCAAGCTGGAGGTAGATAAGTCGCGGGCCAACGATTGGAACGACCAGCTGAAGGAGAGCTTACGCAGTAAGAGTCAGGCCGTGGCCACTTCGCAGGAGCCGAGCGTACGGCGGGGTATTCGACGGTAAGCTGTCCAAAAACTGGCAATTATTATCCATAATTGCCAAATAAACCCTGTTTGCAGTACGCAGGCAGGGTTTTTTGTGTATGCTTGCCCTGTACAATTGCCTAAGGCAGGCGGCAATCAGGGATGCTTATTCAGCGCCAGAGCCGCTTAAGGCTTTAGCTTCCTCTAAGTCATCAATGTTTTAGACAGAAGAAAGGCTAAGTTAAGAACCCACTTGAATTGTTTAGAATATCTATAAAAAACCATTTTTTCGGGGCCATTCAGGCGGAAGCTCAAAGCGTTCAGAAAGAACTTTAGTTTGAACAAGCCTTCTGTGATAAACAGGATGAGAGCAGGCTTTCGTAGCCATTTGCCTCGTAGCTTCGTGGTGGTTCTTCTACTTCGGACCTCCTTTCGCTTTTATGCCGCTTTCTGCTGATCTACCTGCCTTTGCCACACTGCTGGCGCACGTCAAACAAGCGATTCGCCAAACGCAGCTCCAAGCCGCACGGGCGGCCAATGGCGAGTTGCTCGTGCTCTACTGGCGCATTGGCCGCTTGATTTTGGACCAACAGGCCCAGCAAGGCTGGGGCGCCAAGGTTATTGATCAACTCGCGGCTGAACTGCAGCGCGAATTCCCTGCTATGCAGGGGCTCTCAGCGCGGAACCTTAAGTATATGCGTCGCTTTGCCCAGGCCTACGCAGACGAGGAATTTGTGCAAGCGTCGCTTGCACAAATTCCTTGGTACCATCACTTGACCCTGCTGGAGAAAGTCAAAGATGACGCCATCCGCCTGCTCTACGTACAGGCGACGGCGCAGCATGGTTGGTCGCGCGATATGTTGGTGCACCAGATCGAGAGTGGGTATCACCTGCGTCAGGGTAAGGCTGTGACGAACTTCGCCCGTACCCTGCCGCCAGCCGACTCGGAGCTGGCGCAGCAAACGCTGAAGGATCCCTACCTCTTCGACTTTCTCACCTTGGCGGACAACTTCAAGGAACGGGATCTGCAACGCGGCTTGCTCGAGCATATCACTAAGTTTCTGCTCGAACTGGGTAGTGGCTTTGCCTACGTGGGCCAGCAAGTACCGCTACAAGTCGGCGGGCAAGACTACTACCTGGACTTGCTTTTCTATCACCTGC from Hymenobacter sp. GOD-10R carries:
- a CDS encoding plasmid mobilization protein → MEELEPQPLEAKANKEVVKRFRATSDEVKRINGKAAKAGLNFSEYCRKSALDKEVVEVIPPDLRRQISAAGNNLNQLTRLANAGKLSGVSTDRLNELLTLLLQTLK
- a CDS encoding relaxase/mobilization nuclease domain-containing protein, whose amino-acid sequence is MIAKTVTGSDFEGALEYGAGLRSDRTNKQSELLSVANVGSNDARGIAAEMQKVAALSHRMQKPVWHTVLSWAPGEEVSREQKLKAAALYCELMGASLKRHQVAVYEHKDKQHPHIHIYINRVPTDGGPALDTAQNYARNVKATRQIREQLGMQQLPSRRVSTKDLDPHKEVARGYVRDELTAALQDTTIRSLDQLIAHFRQKGIEANLKRDAKGVLVGTSFRYQDSSVKGTEAGVKAKQLRDHFSQYGREALRTSDQVTPTVSSGRAPGAESASAGSGVAPQSNELLDTNPNLGAGVDDAQRNENELRRRRRRRPRL
- the mobC gene encoding conjugal transfer protein MobC; protein product: MEDEKGLRMIINMTLVIGAFLVVLHLYYYCYGFFIEHHLTAAWVGNILTRFSTKTALFRSPYITKGAAVLCLAMTCFGTRGKPDDKQTWPPIIAYLVIGSLLFFGNVWVLDLGYSATLITGLYASTTVLGFLLMLRGGIQMSRMLSLNLRNDIFNTANESFPQEQRYLPNEHSVNIPTTYWYQGKRYNGWINIVNPFRATVVYGTPGSGKSYAVIIQFIKQHIAKGFALYVYDYKIPSLTLVVYNELLKHQDKYAVPVQFFVIDFDNPRKSHRGNPVLASMMTDIVDATEAAATIMLNLNRTWIPKQDDFFVKSPINFVAAIIWFLKLYEGGKYCTFPHTIEFLARDYQEMFPILGAYEEIENYVKPFVDAYEDDAMEQLSGQIASARIALAQMASPALYWVMSGNDFTLDINNPEAPKVVCVGNNPKRKGVYGAALGLFNSRLVSLINTKGKLKSSLIIDELPTMYFRGLDSLIAEARSNLVSTCLGIQTQALLDRDYGKLESTAISELVGNVISGQLRGASAKALSENFGQIVQQRQGVSINSKDTSSSISTQMGNMIPASTITNLSQGTFVGAVADNFGQEIPQKVFHAQIVVDVAKIKKEEAAYQQIPDITSFIDPVTGEDRMDEVIQQNYRAIKNDIATIVKKELDRIADDTNLQHLIKTKKVKA
- a CDS encoding helix-turn-helix transcriptional regulator; translation: MNKELIGRRLAALRDELGYPGGEKWTQARVCAETGLTQNMLGRLEQAGAGSIEAFITYLLFFSKHGYNLNWILQPDNAHISKRSISDSTKAVDLTTVVSHLVNIKQVLDKEIDHVVVSLEG
- a CDS encoding topoisomerase C-terminal repeat-containing protein, which encodes MSEKTETKSGSEEPLVPRPVGPAVTPKKPTEINVDETRDEFIKNAQPVADALRQRGKVEEATNLEAATKIISVAVGTQQPKLGDELKGDSVSNTLKDIWEVIDKDPELRKMPQAQNLRRAGEKLDGAGLLNITVRNGLVVSFISNFADNLASAQQHVAKPVQKVEGVKESPASAARAQQPGTTAAPVAAAAPAEKPSVAQAAPVEKQQAAPEKQATTPAPEAKPAASLLPESVLQKAKALYRENQVTAQQASPMAAFTKADIPVQLLTKMGLQVEELEKSGQLQKLLSGQKTDLISSFSLRNEQGEQVPFAAKLVLRRDAAGAPSLQFDLPKHQLVIPEQILGKEITPAMKEQLTKTGVVPLTDGFQDGKGKTFSAYVAIDKEMNRVVAVRREGVTVPKELLGVTLSPEERKSIQEGRPTKVQGMTNTKNQLFDAIVQLDPIKRSVSFNDVKPHVEKQTAEETKVRRGIQM
- a CDS encoding toprim domain-containing protein, yielding MQNPREPELNFSQVKKELNMVDLVLTLGYQHNRAKSGSDPQKGKFHTFDYRGNPRLDQVIIYKAPSGDFLYFNRADDRDKGSVIDFLKFRLENPRIDGITAVPGKNIWTSVIENARRFLSVTVPPRQESSTLQKAIEPVQRGDQFIPDFLLATTTLTDTRYLNSRGISNETLTNACFSSRILNHIREGKTKDGQDYKFVNTAFPQLYKDKIVGLEIKANGFRGQAADSLSSSALWLSNSGNKTHTLIVSESAIDSLSHYQLKQPNNTMYASTAGFLTDNKVAEIRRLVENQNLKTVKAAFDNNLDGYLFDTKLITGLAHPTAAMRIERTLPGLITVGISSGQEQYFTKLHQETKNYNHRLAEGYYQVAGKESPGSTTLTTELITATKDADNSYKFHIPKRLETLAFFNQALISAYPMTVKLEVDKSRANDWNDQLKESLRSKSQAVATSQEPSVRRGIRR
- a CDS encoding PDDEXK nuclease domain-containing protein gives rise to the protein MPLSADLPAFATLLAHVKQAIRQTQLQAARAANGELLVLYWRIGRLILDQQAQQGWGAKVIDQLAAELQREFPAMQGLSARNLKYMRRFAQAYADEEFVQASLAQIPWYHHLTLLEKVKDDAIRLLYVQATAQHGWSRDMLVHQIESGYHLRQGKAVTNFARTLPPADSELAQQTLKDPYLFDFLTLADNFKERDLQRGLLEHITKFLLELGSGFAYVGQQVPLQVGGQDYYLDLLFYHLQLRAYVVVELKTTEFKPEYTGKLNFYLAAVDDQRRHPQDAPTIGLLLCKSRNNIVAEYALRDVHKPIGIAEYRLTEALPEGLQASLPSIAALEHTLRSRTPDTPESAADSAPEPE